In a genomic window of Helianthus annuus cultivar XRQ/B chromosome 10, HanXRQr2.0-SUNRISE, whole genome shotgun sequence:
- the LOC110883825 gene encoding peroxidase 12 gives MFMAFFFKASSIPTLIFLLLSCNLIRISETQTPAPAPGLSYDFYRTRCPRLETIIRQNLQSVFASDIGQAAGLLRLHFHDCFVQGCDGSVLLDGSASGPSEKDAPPNLSLRAQAFVIIENLRRLVHNACNRTVSCSDITALAARDAVFLSGGPNYSIPLGRRDGLTFATRNVTLANLPPPSANTTTLLNSLGQKGFTPTDVVALSGGHTIGIAHCTSFTGRLYPTRDPTMDQTFFNNLRTTCPTTNSTNTTFMDIRSPNVFDNRYYVDLMNRQGLFTSDQDLYTDSRTRSIVTNFAVNQTLFYQNFVNAMIKMGQLSVLTGTQGEIRSNCSRRNSNDLFMFPDMESDQDGKLASY, from the exons ATGTTCATGGCTTTCTTCTTCAAAGCTTCAAGCATACCAACACTAATCTTTCTATTATTATCATGTAACCTGATCCGAATATCCGAAACTCAAACGCCAGCGCCTGCACCGGGCCTGTCGTACGATTTCTACCGGACTAGATGCCCTCGGCTTGAAACGATTATACGACAAAACCTTCAATCGGTTTTCGCTTCGGATATTGGCCAGGCTGCTGGTTTGCTTCGACTTCACTTCCATGATTGCTTTGTTCAA GGTTGTGATGGTTCGGTGTTGTTGGATGGTTCAGCTAGCGGACCAAGTGAAAAGGATGCACCACCAAACTTGAGTTTGAGAGCACAAGCATTCGTGATCATCGAAAATCTTCGTAGGCTTGTTCACAATGCTTGTAACCGCACGGTCTCATGTTCTGATATTACTGCTCTTGCTGCTCGTGATGCGGTATTCCTA TCGGGCGGTCCTAACTATAGTATACCCTTGGGAAGACGTGACGGGCTTACCTTCGCTACAAGAAACGTCACACTAGCCAATCTTCCTCCACCCTCCGCAAACACGACTACCTTATTGAACTCCCTTGGCCAAAAAGGGTTCACTCCCACCGATGTAGTAGCACTCTCTGGCGGCCACACTATTGGGATAGCCCATTGCACCTCATTCACCGGTCGGCTATACCCAACCCGAGATCCAACCATGGACCAAACCTTTTTCAACAATCTAAGAACAACATGCCCCACAACAAACTCTACAAACACCACTTTCATGGACATTCGGTCCCCCAACGTGTTTGACAATAGGTATTATGTTGACCTCATGAACCGTCAAGGACTATTCACCTCAGACCAGGACTTGTACACGGATAGCAGGACTCGAAGCATTGTCACAAACTTTGCCGTTAACCAAACGTTGTTTTACCAAAACTTTGTGAATGCAATGATAAAGATGGGGCAATTGAGCGTGTTGACCGGCACGCAAGGGGAGATACGTTCAAATTGCTCTCGTAGAAACTCAAACGACTTGTTCATGTTTCCCGACATGGAAAGCGATCAAGACGGGAAGTTGGCATCGTATTAG
- the LOC110883824 gene encoding ATP synthase delta chain, chloroplastic, translating to MAATTTTATAVALQQAPTSFRSTSVSPANLSFSGGLRLQTLSLKLAGKSLRRRGNSNNNGGASGARMADSAAGSYAAALAEVAVANGTLAETSKDLDSIEQLFSDESTFKYFTSPVVSLEEKRALLDDITASGKLQKHVCNFLNVLIDSKRIDLIKEIVKEFELVYNKLTNTELAVVSSVVKLEEDQMAEIAKQVQKLTGAKNVKLKTVIDESLVAGFTIRYGSSGSKLIDMSVKKQLAEIASQLEIGDISLAV from the coding sequence ATGGCCGCCACCACCACTACCGCCACCGCCGTTGCTCTTCAACAAGCTCCGACGTCGTTCCGTTCAACTTCCGTCTCACCGGCAAACCTCTCGTTTTCCGGCGGTTTACGTCTCCAAACCCTATCACTCAAACTCGCCGGAAAATCACTCCGCCGACGcggcaacagcaacaacaacggCGGCGCGTCCGGCGCACGCATGGCGGATTCCGCCGCCGGAAGCTACGCCGCAGCACTAGCAGAAGTAGCCGTCGCTAACGGAACCCTAGCGGAAACCTCTAAGGATCTagactcgatcgaacagctatttTCCGACGAATCCACGTTCAAATACTTCACGAGTCCTGTCGTAAGCCTCGAAGAAAAACGAGCATTACTCGACGATATCACAGCGTCAGGAAAGCTTCAAAAACACGTTTGCAACTTCCTCAACGTATTAATCGATAGCAAACGGATAGATCTGATTAAGGAGATCGTTAAGGAGTTCGAACTGGTGTACAACAAGCTAACGAATACGGAATTAGCGGTTGTTTCGTCGGTTGTGAAGCTTGAAGAAGATCAAATGGCGGAGATTGCGAAACAAGTGCAGAAACTTACTGGTGCGAAGAATGTGAAGTTGAAGACGGTTATTGATGAGAGTTTGGTTGCTGGTTTTACTATCAGGTATGGAAGTTCTGGATCTAAACTTATTGATATGAGTGTGAAGAAGCAGTTGGCTGAAATTGCTTCACAACTTGAGATTGGAGATATTTCACTTGCAGTATGA